The following is a genomic window from Mycolicibacterium sp. TY81.
CTCGCGGTGCCCCTGTGCGCACTCTGCGCGCTGCTGATGATGAATGTCTGGGTCGGGTACTTCCCGACCGCGTACGTGGCGTGGCACAAGTTCACCGTCGGCAAGGTGCCCGACGAGGTGGACCGCTGGACGGTCACGGCCATGCAGCTCAAAGGCATCCGGCCGCCGCGCGGTGTCGTGGTGCCCATCGTGACCACCTCGCAGGAATCGAACTTCACGCACCGCGCCGAACTCGTCTACCTGCCACCGGCATGGTTCGCGAGCAATCCGCCGCCGCAGCTGCCGACGGTGATGATGATCGGCTCGCAGCTGAACACCCCGGCGGACTGGATCTGGGCGGGCAACGCCAAGGCCACGATCGACAACTACGCGGCGGCCCACGGCGGTGAGGCGCCGGTGTTCGTCTTCGCCGACGCCACCGGCTCGTTCAACAACGACACCGAATGCGTCAACGGCAGCCACGGCAATTCGTCGGTCCACCTGACCAAAGAGGTCGTTCCGTATCTCATCTCGAACTTCGGCGTCAGTCCCGAGCCGGAGAAGTGGGGCATCGTCGGCTGGTCCATGGGCGGCACCTGCGCGGTGCAGCTCACGACGCGCCATCCCAACCTGTTCAGCGCGTTCGTCGACATCGCCGGGGACCTGAGCCCGAACATCGGCAGCAAGGACCAGACCATCGCCAAGCTCTACGGGGGTGACGCGGCCAAATGGGCCGAGTTCGATCCGAGCACCGTGATGCGGCAGTACGGCCGGTACCACGGCATCTCCGGGTTGTTCGAGATCCCCGGCACCGTCGCGGCCTGCCACGCACCCGGCCCCGGTGTGCCGCGCGATGCGCGCGCGAATCCGGAGGGCCAGGACATCGCGGCCGGCACCTTGTGCGAAATCGCCCAGCAGCACGGCATCAACGCCGACATCCGGGCCCTGCTCGGCCTGCACGACTGGGGCTTCGCCAACGAGGCCTTCGCGGATTCGCTTCCGTGGGTGGCAGGCAAGCTGCGCACGCCGGGAGCCGCGGCACCGGCCGGCTCGCACGCCGTCCCGACGCTGTAAGGGCCGTCTGCTTCGTCGCCCGGTGGCCCGCGCTCCAGGTTGCGCTGCTATTGATGGTGCATGACTGCAATGCGAGCCCGAGCTGTGATCGTGGCGGCTGTGCTCGCCGCGACGGTGATCACCGGGTGCCAGCGCCCGCCGGCTCCCGGGCCACAGGCCGGTGCGCTGACGGGCGCCCCGATCCTCAACACCGTCACCGCGCAGGCCGTGGTGCGGGACATGGGTGCCGCGGGACTGCCGGTGGCCCACCCGCGGGATGTGGCCAAGCAGAAATGCCCCGACATCAAGTGCATCGAGGCCATCGAGACCGACACCGTGACGGTGCTGGTGTTCTCCACGACCGGCGCTGCCGAAGGGTATGCGGGAGCGACGCCGG
Proteins encoded in this region:
- a CDS encoding alpha/beta hydrolase family protein, which gives rise to MPSFVTHASLTHGWLPFLIQLLTFAALCCAVGRRSRQWSISRLPWALAVGVACAAGLYWYITSLGIAGDPAPVLLWIWTALGGFAATVLILGWRGSPWRRRGVALLAVPLCALCALLMMNVWVGYFPTAYVAWHKFTVGKVPDEVDRWTVTAMQLKGIRPPRGVVVPIVTTSQESNFTHRAELVYLPPAWFASNPPPQLPTVMMIGSQLNTPADWIWAGNAKATIDNYAAAHGGEAPVFVFADATGSFNNDTECVNGSHGNSSVHLTKEVVPYLISNFGVSPEPEKWGIVGWSMGGTCAVQLTTRHPNLFSAFVDIAGDLSPNIGSKDQTIAKLYGGDAAKWAEFDPSTVMRQYGRYHGISGLFEIPGTVAACHAPGPGVPRDARANPEGQDIAAGTLCEIAQQHGINADIRALLGLHDWGFANEAFADSLPWVAGKLRTPGAAAPAGSHAVPTL